The genomic segment CTTAAATATGTGTCCGGCATCACGGTGACAGATTCAGCGCAAGACTGGGGAGAAGGTCAGGGCGCTCAGGGGGCTGAGCACGGCTATTCGTGGTACGCCGGAATTTGAAGCGTTTGGCGAGGCCCGTTCAGCAGCACATTCAGATCGCGAAGAAGGCCGTTCTCGATGGCATATATCCAGCCGTGAATAGTGACCCGTTGATTGCGCGCCCAGGCATGACGGAGAACGCGGGTTTGCGCGACGTTCAATACCTGTTCGATGACATTCAACTCGCATAGCCGCTTGAACCGGCCGGATTCGGGCAAGGCATTCAACTCGTCCAGGTACTTCTCGCGAACCCTGCAGACGTTCTCGATCCAGAGGTCGGCTAAACCGAAGCTGCGGTCTTCCAGGGCGGCCTGAACTCCGCCGCATCCATAGTGGC from the Terriglobia bacterium genome contains:
- the can gene encoding carbonate dehydratase → MQELGQLFENNRQWVAEMNAKLPGFFENLARQQTPEYLWIGCADSRVPANEIVGLRPGELFVHRNISNVVAPDDANCLSVIQYAVDVLHVRHIIVCGHYGCGGVQAALEDRSFGLADLWIENVCRVREKYLDELNALPESGRFKRLCELNVIEQVLNVAQTRVLRHAWARNQRVTIHGWIYAIENGLLRDLNVLLNGPRQTLQIPAYHE